atatatatatatagacttgTTTTTTCCCTGCTGCTCTCATGAGTTCCTTCTAAGAATGCTTAACCATTTCCATTTTCCTTTGGATTTGCTAAGGTCTAAAGGAGAGGCAAAAGCAATGTTTTTGCGGCATGAAGGGTTTCTGGGAGCTATAGGTGCATACATGAGCTATCCAAAGAATAAATTGGCGCATAATCAATCCATGCAAATCCCACTCGCTGCATCGTATGCTGCAGATCCAAACTATAACCCACTAAATGCAGATAAAGAAAGTATGGAGTGCAGTGTCTATGCTGCTTAAAACAGGCAGTTGTTTTTTTACTTAGGTATCAATACGACCTTGTTGGTGCCTCATGTGCAAGTTACAGAAATCTGTAGAATCTGTAACATAGACGTGCCAAGACCAATAATTGTAAGAAATATCATAGGACTAAGATATGAAGTATTGGAAGCATAAAAGAGGATCaagtcatcaaaataaacccTTGTTTCTTTACCTGATTCATCTGATTGCTTGTGCAACATATGTTTAGATGTTATTGTAATTTAAAAGCATAttatttttctccatttttaagCTCATGATGAGCTTATAATCCAATTGAAAAGCTCATAAGACATACCCTTTCGCTTATAATCCATTTGTTCAATTTGAATTGTTATAATTTCCAAATAATATGCCAGCACTGTtgtatatttcaattttataagTCGTGTTATAGTAATATACCAATCTAACAAAATTATAATCTCCAGTTACTGAGGCCGAATGTACTTGAATGTAAAGGAAACTATCATCAGGTTAGGGATGGTTGGGTTTCTGCAAAGATTTGTATCTTATTACCTGAGAAACAAGCAACTGCAAGTGCTGTCACTTAGAAGTCTCCAACAGGTTTTTTGTCATCTTCTCATGCATGAAGGCGGCATGTATTTGGCACGTGATTTGGTTGTAGGGTGCAATAAAAAAAAGTCTCTAGTCTTCACAGTGGGAAGCAGAAATCAGGAGTGTCGTCTGCCATCATCCAATTGGGACAGCAAGCAGCTGGGTATTGACAGGCGATCCTGAATGACAGATTTTCAAGCATATTAAGCAACCCAAATGCTAACCATCTTTTAATAAGATACACAGCAAATGAAACAGTAATCAGTAAAGAAAAAAGTTGACAAATTGCTTGTGAACGCCATATCCAAATAGAGCAATAGAGCAGCAGAAAGTGCTGATACTGGGATTACGATTAATCGACACAACCTAACAGCTGAAGAGTGGTGGAAAAGAATCACAATCTTTATATAGATAAATACTTAGAAGTACTGCTATGCAGTTCCATATTACAAGAAATACAACAGGAATACAgaataaaacctaacatttaatTAGATCATTCAGCTGTCAACAATCTTCTATGATGCTTCTTTGCATTTCTCCTATGCTGTGCCCATCTCTCTTTAATATCACATGACTTGTCATTTTGGTGCTCATCATCAAAGTTCTGAGATGTTTCAGATCCTTTGGGCCCTGCAGTACTAAAATCCCCTCTGATTCTGGCAGCTTCAGCAATCAGATCATTTACAATCATTTCAGTAGTCTTTGTGGTGATTCCCCTTAGGTACCAGGAAATGGGTGGTGGTGGAACTAGTGTTGGCTGGATTATCTGCTCCAAGCTCACCTTTGATCCTATTCTTCCTTTGTGTCCTGTACATGAATAATATTCTGCCCATGTTTTAGGTTTGAATGGATGGCAGAGAGATTCATCAATGAACAGGGATTCTACTCTCCAGCATCCTTCAAATTTTTTCATGAACCCAGTTTTCACTTGCTTGAATTTCATCTGTCAAGCAAATCATCAGATATGAGAGAACCATCAATCTGCTTGGATGCCTTTTTATGTGCTTATCATAAACAAGGTGATACAGGATAAATATGCCAATATGTGATCCATGGATAAGACCTTGAGCTAAAGAATTTTTACATCACAATTCCAGATCAACGGTAAAAGATGAGCATAGGAAGAAAATCAAATATTAATGCCATTGGAAGAGCTAATATACAAGGTAAGATACCCCAATCAAGTAGAATTATAGGAGCTTTAGGGAGAGGTATGTTCAGCCAGCCTCATTTTTGGAAATTAAATCCCAAAAGAATAGATGTATCAGTTTCCTAGGCAATGAATTTATAGGTTTGATTTAACAAAAGGACCACAAAACTAGTAAATTATATTGAATGATTTCAGAATTTTTTGTCAGGAACAGGAAGCCAAACAAAATGCAGACAATATAACTCAAAGGGTTAAGTTAATCCAATATAATAATTTCAATTTGCACTGAATCTTTTCTAATACACACCCTTGCCTCTTAGCATTGCAACATCAGAGATAAATAAGAGATGTGCTTCTTAGGTTAAGAAAGTATTTGAACATATGGCACTAACATAATAGGCAATGTAAATGAGCTTTCTTCAGTGAGCTGGGTTAAACATAGATTTCATATTAGTTGTAACAACAATCGTAATAATACAAAGATAAACATAAATCCTTTACCATCAGATCTTCTCTGTTCTGATCAACTAAAACATGGACTGAAATGGTCCCAGACCACCACAGAAATCTCCATATAGCTGCTTGTTCCACTTCAACCAACTGCCTTGGACCTTCATCAAGCAGAACTTTCCTTGATATCACTTCCTGCACAGAAAGTAGATTTCCCCCCTCCAATCTAAATAGAAATTTTGATGaaatgctaaaactttcaaataagaaaaaatagtCACAAGAACAAGTATTGTGAAATATAAACAAGTTAATTTATAACTTTGACTACCTAATAAGCTCTCTGAGGAATCACATTTGTTAATTGAGAAGAAATAATAGATAATCAAACATTCAGCTTTACCTTGATGTTTTTGAAAACTCTCCTATTGTCAGGGTCAGTCACAATATCATACACTGCATCTGGAGGCAGCCCAACGTTAACATTCACATTGATGTTGCAGAGAGAACCTTTTGGTACAGTGACCTGCCAAGAATAATATCAACTCCAAGCATATAGCGATAAAATCATCTCTAGAAAATAAGCGACATGTTTTCCAGCTATTACTTTTCCCTCAGCCCAGTGACTTGGGAGCTATTAAGTTGagcatacataacaacataaaTATATAACACACAACATCGTGCATCAAAACCCTCCATGCAAAAGTAATGAGAAGTGCTAGTACTGAGAGGAAAGTGTATGAGAGTCCTTGAAGAAGATCATGATCCACCTAAATAGTTTCAAGTGCTCTTTCTCTTATTATAGATTTATATTCCAAGCCAATTATCACCAGTCCTAAGTAAATAAAGTCCACAGAAAATAGCATCTATTTCTCCACTTAACTCTCCCTTACCTTTATTTCTGGAGGCTGATCAACCCAGGAAGGATTTTGTCTCCAAGTTTGTAACTGCCTCTCAAGATCAATCCTCAAAGCAGCAGATGATCCTTCTTCCTTCCTCACTACGGGTACTTCCTCTTTATCTTTTGCTAACTTCCTGAGCTGTGACTGTAACAAAAAATTGAATTTCACTTTTCTCCTCTATCTCCCACagtcaataatttattatatatagtcCCATAATAAAAAGTACAAAACCTTTAAACAATTCTGAAGCTTGTTTGGTAGCTGTACAAAAAATGATGGATCAAATGCCTTGTGTGTTCCGTGTTTCATGCTGTTGGTGTTGGGGGCTTCCATTCTTGTCCCTTTTACATCAGTCTCACACATTAAAGCCTGAAATGAATGCAAATGGGAGTGCTTATGCTATAAATAGATTTATTATACATCTATGCTACTCAAACTTCCAAAACATTTTGATGAGAGCAGATGTATTATGGAGGACAGAATACATTATATACAAACATCTAAGATTGGCTTATGCTGATGAGGAAAATCATGCGCTGAGATACCAGTGAAAATGGCCAATTGGATTGCAGAACAACAAAATTCCATTGGGTACCAGAAATGTAagtaaagttaaaaaataaactatttagAATATACGAACAGCTTAATCAAGTAAATGGTGTAACAAACAACACCCAGTTAACCAGAATTTTATAAAACAGCAATTAGACAGACATGTAAGAAACTCTAATCAAATTATAACAGTGTAATCTCTAATTTCAAATCAAGCAAGCAAGCAATAGAACTCTAGCAGTCCTTAATCACATATCACTGAAACCCAATTATGCTTTAGAGCTTTATATTAAAACCCAGGCAAATATAttcaaaaaaacaaacaaatgcAAGTCATTTAAAAGCACTAAGCAATCAAATCATCCTCCAAGCTGGCACCAAAATCAAGACAATAACTTTAACAACCACAATCAATCACAACAGACTCATGAAAGAAACAGACCAGAGAATAAAAATCCCAACAACCCCGAaaagaacaaaaagagcaaGAATTAGAAGAGCAGCAGAAATTTAATAATGTCGAGAGAATAGATTAACTTACAGATGGGATCTAAAACCACAAGAATATCGTTTAAACTATGGGATCTCCTGACTCCCTCCCTCCTTAATTTCCTTGTTGATAATTCAGAGGTTAAGCAGCACGTGATGGAAACGCAATTGCGGATCGTGTAAATGGGAAAATATAAAGAGCGGTTTAAAGGAGCAAAGTCTAAAAAGCTTTCCTTTATGACGATCGACCTCCGAAGTTTACAGAGCGTAGGATGGCAAAATCTGATGGCAATGTTTTTCTCACATGGATGTATCGTATCCCTACACGTGGAACTGTTGTAAGTTCCGGGTAAAGCTGGTATTGTCAAGACCGTtattgattttctttccttgtttgatTTCTTATTTTTGATTTGTCCAAATCTTTTCTCTATTCATGGGCAGCATTTAGAAAATTACACCATTTGAAAATTGGGTTTCTAATAAGCAATTTCGTTTTCACAGTTGCAGCAAACACAATGAGCAAGAAATTTGGCAAAcaaaaaatcagcaggaaattAAACCGTCTTAATTACAGattaaaaatagttttataataaaataaaattaaaaataattttataataaaataacatgGATTTATATTAGCTCCTCTTCCTTCAATAGTTTACTTTCAGCGTCCTCTCCTTCATCCTTCATAAGACCTAAAGTACTGATGCCTCTTTTGTTACGCTTTCTCTTCTTTCTATGTGGACTTTCTTATGGCATATGACGGAATGTCTTCTCCTTGATGGACCATAGGTGGCGACAATTACAGTTTGGGCAGAGGCTTCATCCCCAATAAATGATGAAACACTACACTGGCCTTGTTAGTTGAAACTCTTATTCTGGCTAAGAAATCTAGGTCCTGGCCATGTGACCGTGGCTGCAATCCTCTGATCTACTGAACCTTCGAAGTCCACCATTACTAATGTGGAGATTCTCTTGAGGTTGAAGGCGAGGGCTGGATGTCCCTATAGCCTCTGGGTGCCATTTTCAGCTAATATTGCTTCGTTTCTTAATGCCAATTGTGCGATCTGTTTGCCAATTTCTAGGTGTGAATCTGTTGGTTTTTGTACAAAGAAgagaaatgaagagaaaaatCTATTCATTGTCATAAAGTTATAGATATTTAAGCAAATGCAAAAAGCTGCtaattacatattaaaatattatagcagacagtaattttttcatatttagcgAGTATATTTTCACTTAAACAACACTTAGGCTATATTTCACCATACCATACTAAGCTAAGATTACAAGTAAAGcaaagataataaataaaaaaagaaaagacataATTTTCTGATACTTACAGCAGCAAAAATGTCACTGCCATTTTCACTCCTCTTGACATTTTTGTTGGAAGCACCAAGGCTCCTCGTCAATGTTTCAAATCTGATTTTAGGCAATTCTTTGGTTAAGATATCAGCAACTTGAACTTCAGAATCACAATGAGTGAGTttcacttcttcttcttctttctttgcttctctaataaaatgaaatttgattttgatatgTTTGATTCTACCATGAAAAAACTGGGTTTTTTGTCATTGCTATAGCTGATTGATTATCACAAAAGATCACAGATCACAGTAGCTTTCCTTTGTTCctgcttcaaatctttcataatCTTTTTAAGCCAAATGGCCTGATTCACGGTAGCAGCAACAGAAATATATTGAGCTACCACTTCATGCTTTCTTGAACTCTAGCTAACAGCTCCTGAACCAATAGAGAACATGAATCCTGAGGTGCTCTTCATTTTATCAACTAAGTCTCCCCAATCACTGTCTGTATACCCAATAAGCTTCACTTCTTGACCAGCCTTGAACCAAATGCCCAAATTACTGGTTCCCTTCACATACCTGAGAACCCTTTTTGCAGCCTTGAAGTGTCTTTGGCTAGGATTATGCATGAACCTAGATAATAGGCTGGTTACAAACATAATATCAAGTCTGGAAGCTGGTAAATACAATAAATATCCAATTACACTTCTGTAAATTCCTGAATCTATTTTTTCTGAATCATTTTCCTTGCTCAATTTCTCATTTTGGGCCAAAGGAGTGTTGACACTACTGTAATTTTTCATCCCAAACTTCTTAAGTacttgatcaagcataaattagccgcatttttattatcctttttattgcttatttacacattttttagtttaatttatggtttttatcttatttttacagaaaaggaagaaattagaaaattggagaaaaagtgcagaaaattgacagaaaagtgattgggtcagtgatttgcccaaaacactcaaatcacaggcagaagtgatatggacagtgatttgcccaagacactcgaagacactggccaaatcactcgcagaagacagagagcagaaaactggactgactcacagaaaagtgattgggcaaatcactgacccaatcacttgaagaaactggtcaaatcaccgggcaaatcactttgacagcagaaactgacagcagagcgggaaattgggcagaaaacagaaatccgaattttcagatgtccaaatccaacccaatcactaccaacataaaaccaagagccacgaaagagcttctcatccaaggaattccaattgcaattaaattcaacatcaaaagaggagtcaaacaccaaatcaaaaagggatttcaaaaccctagatagatagaattcttcagctataaaaggagagcctccaaaccagcaaaagcATCTTGagatcagcaactcaactcgtCAGAAACCCTCCAGAAATTCTGCAGtttcttcccttttcttttctttttcatcttttgtgtatttagtctaCCATGTGTGGCTAATTTtcatcttttctagttgaagttgagaatattcagatttgcgatgaattgggaggtttaatactccattgttgaactcttgtttatttcaatatttatgcaatctgatcttttccataattattactttgcttttagaatcaataagggcccattgcttttaaattgcttaagtgataaattgtttgaatgatttaggtccgtaattgcttaaattgtttgaacataaatataatcaattgcataacctagccttgaccacgcggttggcaagggtagaattgggtttctctaagtcttaatgcgatcaacggttgttcgatgctaaatgccccaaagacgttctttggcaacttgttgatcagtgt
This genomic interval from Manihot esculenta cultivar AM560-2 chromosome 12, M.esculenta_v8, whole genome shotgun sequence contains the following:
- the LOC110628290 gene encoding uncharacterized protein LOC110628290, producing MCETDVKGTRMEAPNTNSMKHGTHKAFDPSFFVQLPNKLQNCLKSQLRKLAKDKEEVPVVRKEEGSSAALRIDLERQLQTWRQNPSWVDQPPEIKVTVPKGSLCNINVNVNVGLPPDAVYDIVTDPDNRRVFKNIKEVISRKVLLDEGPRQLVEVEQAAIWRFLWWSGTISVHVLVDQNREDLMMKFKQVKTGFMKKFEGCWRVESLFIDESLCHPFKPKTWAEYYSCTGHKGRIGSKVSLEQIIQPTLVPPPPISWYLRGITTKTTEMIVNDLIAEAARIRGDFSTAGPKGSETSQNFDDEHQNDKSCDIKERWAQHRRNAKKHHRRLLTAE